TTCCATGAGATCTACTTCCGTTTCGCCCTCGAATTTTTTCACGAGTTCTCCCGTGCTTATATCGCAGAATTCCATCAAGCTCTTTCCCATAAGAGGTGCGAACACCGCCAAAGTATCAATAATGTCGAAAGTAATGCTTATAACTCCTATCTGCACGGAATTCAGCAGTACTCCTTCGAGGTTAAAAATCTGAAGCCTTGAGTTCATTGGGTCGAAAATCGCTATTTCTCCTTCTTTTGTGAACTTGACAAATCCCGACTGCATAAAGTTGAATTCTCCGGGGCCTTCTCCTTTGCCGCCGAATACAGTCTTCAACTCATAGTTTTCGTACACAAAACACTGACAGAGGGAAATGTCGAGTACAGCCATGAAATCTCCATAAAAATCAGTCGAGCCGAAACTAAGCTGAACAAAAGAGTCGGTCATGACATAAAGGGTCTCGGGAACTACATACATGGGTTCTTTTGGTTCGTAATGTCTTATCTCAAAAGACTCCTGATCGTTTTTACTGCACGACAATACCGCTGCAAGAGTAAACACTGAAAATAACCCGAATTTTATCATAATTTTCATTTTCATATCCTCTTCTTGAGATTCATTCTGGCGTCGTGAATCGCTTCATTGTCGCCCATTGATATCTCTCCGTTGTCAATCCTGACGTGAAAGCCGCAATCAGGATTGTTGCATACCCATGCTTTGTACTGGATTGTCGCGCCTTCTCTTCCGTAATCAGACAAAGGCAGCAACACTCCGGTTTGACACTTAAGGCATTTAGGCCACTGCTCCACTTTTCACCTCCTCTTCTTCAATTATCCCTTAAATAAAACGGAATCGATATTTTTCAAAAATTCAGATGTCAAGGGTGAAAGAAACCCTATCCGCACCTCCGAGATAACCGTATGAATAATGAACCGCGTCTATTGAAAAATAATTGTCTTTTCCGAGCGGCATCATGACCCCTAAACCGAAAGACCATCCGCTCCAATCTCCCGTCTTTTCTATCGGCTGGTAACCCCCGCGAATCGAAAAGCCGTTGAAGGCAAAATCGAGATTGGTAGGCAAAAGGGTCAATTCCCCTCCGAAGCCTGAAGAAATTTTCGAAAATTCCGAAAAACCGAGATCGGCGCTCAAAGTCGTCTTTAAAACAAAGGATTCGAGATCGAGAGGAAGCACTATTGCCGTCCCTGTTCTAAGTTCTGTGGGCGGGAGGTCCCTTTCGTCTATAAAGACGATGCCTGGTCCTACATTTTTCAAAGCCACTCCGAACCTGAAAAAAGGGTGGGGCACAAAAAGAATCCCTCCGTCTAAAGTCGCTGTTCTCGCCGTTCTGTCCCCCAGCTTGCTCTGTATTCCCCTGACCGAAGCTCCAGCGAACAAATTATCACCGTAGATTTCCCTGCCGAAAGAGACTAAGAACATGGCGTCGTAATTGCTGAAGCTTCCGTTTTCGTTTCCGTTTTCGTCTCTTCTTGTGTCGCTCGCGCTCAAAAAAGCTCCGCCTA
This candidate division WOR-3 bacterium DNA region includes the following protein-coding sequences:
- a CDS encoding PorV/PorQ family protein encodes the protein MIIRLFSALFFTASVLFSFSSGVTGSTFLKIGIGARPVALGSAYTAVADDANCVFWNPAGLGQTYALGGTFSFLNLFENINYGAGAFIVRLKSLGVLGLGGAFLSASDTRRDENGNENGSFSNYDAMFLVSFGREIYGDNLFAGASVRGIQSKLGDRTARTATLDGGILFVPHPFFRFGVALKNVGPGIVFIDERDLPPTELRTGTAIVLPLDLESFVLKTTLSADLGFSEFSKISSGFGGELTLLPTNLDFAFNGFSIRGGYQPIEKTGDWSGWSFGLGVMMPLGKDNYFSIDAVHYSYGYLGGADRVSFTLDI